From Myotis daubentonii chromosome 15, mMyoDau2.1, whole genome shotgun sequence, one genomic window encodes:
- the NKPD1 gene encoding NTPase KAP family P-loop domain-containing protein 1 isoform X2 produces MHQHYTVHFAKGTLHPRSPTESYFLDPELGHQKDILTEDDVYCSCLAKTLCHVPVPVTVGFYAAFGCRLHLMLDKITALMQQDARQLEAELLQRVQWRPRSVRGWGFVQLLWYLVFLQPIISEVHLRRKNVKFLFIRFSAWQYEGSDKLWAGLVTTLCEGIRHHYGALPFSVYSVMGNKPVTAPGFCQREWRCRRRVCLALVAVVAALGLGVSLLYLSLGGHAQSHSSAHSSVMRAFGGAATTLSGSGLLMAVFSVGKHLFVSQRKKIERLVSQEKFGSQLGFMCEVKKEVELLTDYLCFLEIYQRRRLRVVLEITGLDTCYSEHVVGVLNAINTLLSDCHAPFIFILVVDPSILAACLESSGSMKGTADNGYVFLNRTVTLPFSVPIMGHRTKLQFLHDAVQSRDDLLYREMTRQLRPLSPGGDEGAQLLARDTQAGAERAQSLIDAEATRRIQEALFCLHDERDCLYEYVPDNLVCMRRIVNTVPITLRLLQQQQRDFGGPTPRQAVAWVVLANQWPCRLSWALQCLEDQQQAGGAHEARARLWDVFRDNSSELHSLTKELHNVLDLDGDPELFQRFLSADFPFTVAEAQNLLRCTVNLDHSIRRRMGLLLAVKALKPPSPPKSPAGDAPHAANGANHTPSAASTAHGASHGASHDPRAARAVTRANQAREVPHPRDMKQRHKPRPVA; encoded by the exons ATATCCTGACAGAGGATGATGTCTACTGCAGCTGCCTGGCCAAGACCCTCTGCCACGTGCCTGTGCCCGTGACCGTGGGTTTCTACGCCGCctttggctgccgcctgcacctGATGCTGGACAAGATCACGg CGCTGATGCAGCAGGACGCGAGGCAGCTGGAGGCCGAGCTGCTGCAGCGCGTGCAGTGGCGGCCGCGGTCCGTGCGCGGCTGGGGCTTCGTGCAGCTGCTGTGGTACCTGGTGTTCCTGCAGCCGATCATCTCCGAGGTGCACCTGCGGCGCAAGAACGTGAAGTTCCTCTTCATCCGCTTCAGCGCCTGGCAGTACGAGGGCTCGGACAAGCTGTGGGCCGGCCTGGTGACCACGCTGTGTGAGGGCATCCGCCACCACTACGGCGCGCTGCCCTTCAGCGTGTACTCGGTGATGGGCAACAAGCCGGTCACGGCGCCGGGCTTCTGCCAGCGCGAATGGCGCTGCCGGCGCCGCGTGTGCCTGGCGTTGGTGGCCGTGGTGGCGGCGCTGGGCCTCGGCGTGTCCCTGCTCTACCTGTCCCTGGGCGGCCACGCGCAGAGCCACAGTAGCGCGCACAGCAGCGTGATGCGGGCGTTCGGCGGCGCGGCCACCACGCTTTCGGGCTCGGGCCTGCTCATGGCCGTGTTCTCGGTGGGCAAGCACCTGTTCGTGAGCCAGCGCAAAAAGATCGAGCGGCTCGTGTCGCAGGAGAAATTCGGCAGCCAGCTCGGCTTCATGTGCGAGGTGAAGAAGGAGGTGGAGCTGCTCACCGACTACCTGTGCTTCCTGGAGATCTACCAGCGGCGCCGGCTGCGCGTCGTGCTCGAGATCACCGGGCTGGACACGTGCTACTCTGAACACGTGGTGGGCGTGCTCAACGCCATCAACACGCTGTTGTCTGACTGCCACGCGCCCTTCATCTTCATCCTGGTGGTGGACCCCAGCATCCTGGCCGCGTGCCTCGAAAGCTCCGGCTCCATGAAGGGCACGGCCGACAACGGCTACGTCTTCCTCAATCGCACTGTCACGCTGCCCTTCTCCGTGCCCATCATGGGCCACCGCACGAAGCTGCAGTTCCTGCACGACGCCGTGCAGAGCCGCGACGACCTGTTGTACCGCGAGATGACGCGCCAGCTGCGGCCACTGAGCCCGGGCGGTGACGAGGGCGCGCAGCTGCTGGCCCGGGACACGCAGGCGGGGGCCGAGCGCGCGCAGAGCCTCATCGACGCAGAGGCGACGCGCCGCATCCAGGAGGCGCTCTTCTGCCTGCACGACGAGCGCGACTGCCTCTACGAGTACGTGCCCGACAACCTGGTGTGCATGCGGCGCATCGTCAACACCGTGCCCATCACCTTGCGCCTGCTGCAACAGCAGCAGCGGGACTTCGGGGGCCCCACGCCGCGCCAGGCCGTGGCCTGGGTCGTGCTCGCCAACCAGTGGCCCTGCCGCCTCAGCTGGGCGCTGCAATGCCTGGAGGACCAGCAGCAGGCCGGGGGCGCGCACGAGGCCCGCGCGCGTCTCTGGGACGTGTTCCGCGACAACAGCAGCGAGCTGCACTCCCTGACCAAGGAGCTGCATAACGTGCTGGACCTGGACGGCGACCCCGAGCTCTTCCAGCGCTTCCTGAGCGCCGACTTCCCCTTCACCGTGGCCGAGGCACAGAACCTGCTGCGCTGCACCGTCAACCTGGACCATTCCATCCGCCGCCGCATGGGCCTTCTCCTGGCGGTCAAAGCGCTCAAGCCGCCCAGCCCGCCCAAGTCCCCAGCCGGCGACGCCCCCCACGCTGCTAATGGAGCCAACCACACCCCTTCGGCGGCCTCCACCGCCCACGGAGCCAGCCATGGAGCCAGCCACGACCCCCGGGCTGCCCGCGCTGTCACCAGAGCCAACCAGGCCCGCGAGGTCCCCCACCCCCGAGACATGAAGCAAAGGCATAAGCCCAGACCCGTGGCTTGA